The genome window TTCAGGGATCGCCAGGGTTAAGCGCAATTTTGTGTTGTCTTCCAGGATGAATAACGGTTTTGCGCCGCTTTCGCCTGGTCCTACCAATGCACCCGGGCTGATGTTCCGCTCTGTAATGATGCCGTCGAAGGGCGCTGTAACGGTCAGATATTTAGCTAGTTGTGATTTTGTTTCCATATAAGAGCGCGCGGCTTGCACATTTCCCTGGGCCATAGCCACTGCCGAGCTGTCGGTGATGGAGCGTGCTTTGGCAACATCCAGTTCGTTGAGTGAAACGGCGCCCTGGGTTTTGTTGGTGCGCAAAAGGCGGTTATAGGTCATGGAACTGGTCTGGAATTTGGTCTGACTTTCGTGTAACGCCGCTTCGGAAGCGAGCAGCTGCGCTTTGGCCTGGCTTAGTTCCGACAACACTTCCGGCGCTTCGAGCGTTGCCAGGATCTGCCCTTTAAGCACCATTGTTCCGCGATCCACATGAACCGTTTTTACAAAACCCTTTACTTTCGGATGAATGCTGACCTTGTTCCAGGGCTTCAATTCGCCGGGTAATGTCAGGTGTTTAGCGGGTTTCAGGCTTTGCACGGCGGCCATTTCCACCGCAGGTTCCTTCTCTGCTTTTTGCTCTTTATGCTCCGTCGTTTCGGCCTCCGAACTGCACGACATAATGCTAAAAGACAGCATTCCAATAATTAAAAACGATTTCAAGGTGTTCATAGAAAGGGAAGTTTGAAGTTGTTTGCGGAAAAAATTGCTTTCCGGATCTTCCGGATCGAGTGATAATGATTGAATGGATGCTTTTTTCTGGACCATTGTGAAAACGGCCGGAAGAATGAGCAGCGATGCCAATGTAGATGCGATAAGTCCTCCGATTACAGCTTGTCCGAGCGGTGCGATCTGGTCGCCGCCTTCGCCCATGCCGGAGGCCATCGGGATCATTCCGGCGATCATCGCGATGCTGGTCATCAGAATGGGCCGTATCCTGCTTCCGGCAGCTAAAATCACTGCCTTATGCGAGTCATTGAGCTGCAAACGCAGGTTTTCGGCATTGGTCACCATTAAAATTGCATTCGCCACGGAGACGCCGACAGACATAATCAAGCCCATATAAGATTGGAGATTCAATGTGGCGCCGGTGATGAGCAGCAGCCCAATGGACCCAACAACTACCGCAGGGATCGTTGAAAGCACGACTAATGATAATTTGAAGGATTGGTAAGTTGCCGAAAGCAACAGGAACATGATCACAATCGCGATGACAAGGCCCACTTGCAAGCTGCCTAATGTCTCGGTGAGCAGGTTAGATTGTCCTTTTAGTTCAACCAAAACACCACGCGGAGGCTCTCCCGCATTCTTAATGGCCGTTTGCACTGCTTTTGTGGCCGCGCCCAAATCTTTTTTGTGAATGTTCGCTGTGACCGTTACCAGACGGTTCGGGCCGGCGCGGTCGTATTCGCCGGGGGCTGTTTTTTCTGAAAAAGTGGCAACGTCTGCTAATAGGGGGTTGCTGACGCCGGTTTTCAAAGGGATTGTTCCAATGTCTTCAACAGAGGTCATCTGATATTCAGGGATTTGAACCTGGACTTGATAAGCCAATCCCTTTGCATCGTCCAGCCACAGATTTTTGTCTGTAAAACGGCTGGATGAGGTGGCTGCAACCATGGATCTGGCGACCTGGGTGGAGGTTATGCCCAGCTGACCCGCTCTTTCACGGTTGATTTCCACATTCAGCACCGGATATTCGAGTGGCTGAGCAATTTCAACGTCCCTCAGGAATGCAATGTGTTGCATTTCCTTTTGAATTTTCTTGGCAAATCTTCCTGCTTCTTCAACGTCCTTCGCAGCAACGCTAACCTCAATCGGCGTCGAGGCTCCCTGGCTCATGATCTTGTCGACAAGCTCAATGGGTTCGAATGAAATTTTCAATGCAGGGATTTCTTTTCCAATGCGTTCACGCAGTTTTTCCTTCAATGCATCCATTTTAACAGGAAAATCTTCCCGCAGCGATACCTGCAAAACGGCCTCGTGCGGCCCGCTGTTGAACACAAAAATGTTGGAAGTTCCATAGCTGGAAGGGACCGTGCCGACATATGCCGAGGAAATCTCCACATGCTCTTTGCCCACTTCCGATTTGATTAAATTCAAAACCTTCAATGTCGCCTGCTCGGTGCGCTCCACGCGCGTTCCGTCTGCAATGCGCAGGCGCATCTGGAATTGATGGCTGTTTGCTTTTGGTAAGATATCCGTCCCGATCAGGAAAAATCCGCCGACGATCAATGCCACTGCTCCGATCAGATAAACGGGAACCACCAGCTTTCCTTTGCGCATGATGCCGCTGAGGAAATCAATGTATTTCAATTTAAATTTTTCAAAACCTTTTGGCGGCAACGATGGATGCGCACCTTCTTCGATCACATCGTCAATTTCTTTTTGATCAAGAGCCAATGTAGGCGCTTCATGATGCGGGTGATCTTTCAAAAGCCAGTTGGCCAAGACCGGAACCAATGTTTGGGATAACAAAAATGAAGCGATCATCGCAAAACCAACTGCGAGCGAAAGCGGCAAAAACATGGATCTCGGAATGCCGCTCATGACAAACGACGGAGCAAAAACGGCCAGAATAGCTAACAGAATGAGGAATTCAGGAAAAGCAATCTCCTTACAAGCATCCCAAATCGCCTGTTCCTTGGGCTTACCCATTTCCTGGTGCTGGTGAATGTTCTCAATCGTCACCGTTGCCTGATCCACCAAGACGCCGATCGCCAATGCTAACCCGCTCAATGTCATAATGTTGATTGTTTGACCAAACAGATTCATCAAAATCACAGCGGACAAAATCGAGATGGGGATCGTGACAATTACGATGATCACACTCCGCCAGTCCCTCAGGAATAAAAGCACCATCAGACCCGTCAGTAAGGCACCTAAAATCCCTTCGGTAATCAAGCTTTTCAAAGAATTGGTCACATAAACGGATTGGTCAAATTCATAGGAAATCTTCACGTCCTCGGGAACCGCATTGCGTAATTGCGGCAAAGCGGCGCGAATGTTGTTCACCACATCCAATGTTGAAGCATCCGATTTTTTTACAACCGGGATATAGACCGCACGGCGGCCATTGATCAATGCATAACTTACCGTCACATCGGCGCCATCTTCTACGGTTCCTACGTCGCGCACGAAAACGGTCGGTCCGGCGCCGATGCGGATGGGAATGTTCAGGAAGTCCTCGGGTTGCTTAATGAGCGAGTTGACCGGCGTCATCAATGTTTTGTCGCCCATGCGGATGTTACCCGCAGGAGAAGGTTGGTTATTAGTGACAATGGATTTAATAATCTCTTCCGGCGTTAAATGATAACTCCGAATGCGCTCAGGATCAACGCGGATTACGATCGTGCGCTGGTTTCCGCCAAATGGCGGCGGGCTGGAAACGCCTTCAATGCGGCTGAACATGGGCCGCACCCGGGACGAGGCAAAATCCTGTATTTCGTTCAATGAGCGGGATGAGCTTTCGAAAACCATTTGTCCGATGGGGACAGAACTGGCGTCAAAACGCACGACTTGCGGGGGAACGGTTCCTTCGGGCATGTATGCTTTTGCCCGCGAAACATTGTTGGCAACTTCCGCCGCCGCCTGCGCCATATCCGTGCCCGGATAGAATGATAATTTGATCAGAGAAAGCCCCTGAATCGTTTTCACATCCACATCCCGGATGCCGGAAACGTACAGAAAGTGATCCTGGTAACGCGTAGCGATAAAGCCGTCCATCTGGTCGGGCGCCATGCCGCCGTAAGGCTGCACCACGTAAATGGTGGGCAAATCCAGGTTTGGAAAAATATCGACGGGAATGCTGCGGATGGAGAGAATGGAGAAAAACAAAATTCCGATCACCACCACCACAATGGATATAGGCTGCCGCAATGCGGTTCGAATGAGTTGATACATAGTGAATTATTGATTTATTGGGCGATCTGATTAAGGAAAATGGACAGGTCTCCGGCGGCGGCGGCCTGCATCAGCAGCGCCCGCCAGGCGTTTCCATTCGTGACGAATTTGTCCACTTCGGCGCGGTTAAGCGCATTTACACTTTGCGCCAATGTAAATAAGTCGGTTAGGCCGCTTTCGTAGCGTGCTTGTGCCTGATTAAAAGCGCCTTGCGCTGCATTTAGCTGGACGGGTGTGAGACGCGCCTGATCCAAAGCGAGCCGGAACTGCATTTCCGCATCGCGCGATTGCCGGTCGAGTTGCAGTTTCTGGGTTTGATAAAGTTCTTTAAAACGCTCAACCTGAAACTGTTCGTTTTTGTAATCGTTACGCACCCGCAAAATGTTGGTGAGGTTCCAGCGCGTGGAAACGCCAAACAGATAATTGTAAACCTGGTAATTTACCCCGCTTCCAAAATCCGTTTTGAAAGAATCATCCTTGTTGGAAACACCCGAACCACGAGCCCAACCCGATCCTAAAATCGAGATTGATGGAAGGAATGATTTGCGGACGGCGTTGCTCCTGGCAAGGGAAGCATCGATCTGGCTTTGAGAAAAACGCAGAGCGGGGTTTTTGAGAAAGTCTGTTTCGGAATTGGCGGCGGGTAATTGGGAGTAAAAGGCCATGCTATCGACCTGAATGCTGTCGCGCAGCTGGCCTGTGAGTTCCGCCAGTCGAAGTGCTTGCGCTTTTTTAGAACGCTGACTTTCTAATAACAATAATTGAGCTTTGGCAAATTCGGCGCTGGCCAGCGAGCTGTCTACGCCGGGACGCATGCCCGAGCCGACCGCAGCATCCGTAACCTGCTTGAAAACCAATGCTCTTTCGAGATTTTGCTGCTGCGCTTCCACCAGTTTCTGGTTAATGAGCAGCACCAGATAAGCGTCCACGATCCGGACCTGATGCTGAAAAATCTCATTTTCATAATCGGCCTGGCTGCGTGATAACTCCGCTTTGGCGGTTTTTACATTGGCCTTAACCTTTCCAAAATTAAAAACACGCCAGTCTATAAGTGCGCTGGTGAAACTGCCGAATGTGCCCGTATAAATGTTTTCCGGACGAATGCCGCCCGAAGGAGAAATGACGCTCCCTTCATTGCCCCAGAATGAGCCTGCAACACTGTTATTGGTCGAAAATGTATACTGGTCCTGAACGACAAAAGTGGGGAGATAATCCGTTTTGACAGATTTAATCCGCATTTCTGCACCGCGCACTTCGGCCTGTTTGGATTTCAGGAAAGGATAGTTTTGAGTGCCTTCCTGCAATATTTCCTGTAAATTCACTTGCTGTGCATGGCATATGGCGCTTGACATCAGTAAGGCGAGCAGGAAAACCAGGCCGGGTGTTTTCCGCTTTTCTTGAAAAAGCCTTTTTGAACTAGGAATGAACATGATATAACGGGTTAATCCAACAATATTTTGGGACGAAACTAGGAGCCAATTCTGGAAACATTTGGGAGAAATGGCTGTTTTAAGCCATTTGAGGACAAAATATTATCTCCTAAATTTTTCCAGAATCGCATTTTACCTTTGTCCGTTATCTTACAGCCGATCCATGAAAGTATTAGTAGTAGAAGATGAAAAGGGCCTGGCGGAAAGCATTGTTGAATACTTGACGCGCGAAGGATTTATTTGTGAAGTGGCCAATACATTCTGGCAAGCCGATGAGAAAATCAGTTTGTACCAATATGATTGCACGATTGTAGACCTGACATTGCCCGACGGCGACGGCTTTGACATTGTGCAAACACTAAAAAAGATAGCAGCAGCCACCGGCATTATCATTATATCGGCTCGTAACACGCTGGAAGACAAGATCAAAGGGCTGGAAATCGGCTCGGACGATTACATGACCAAGCCATTCCACCTTTCTGAATTGAATGCTAGGGTTAAATCGCTGATCAGGAGGCGGAGTTTTGGCGGGAACAATGATATGATCTGGAAAGAAATCCGCGTGCAGCTACAATCCAGAAAGGTTTTTATTGGGGAAAAGGAGGCGATTTTGTCTAAAAAAGAATACGACCTTTTGCTGTATTTTTTGGCTAATACGGACGTGGCCCTGACCAAAGAATCCATCGCAGAACATCTCTGGGGTGATCATATGGATTCCTATGATTCGCTGGATATGGTTTATTCGCACATCAAAAACCTCCGGAAAAAGATTTTGGAAAGGGGAGGGAAGGACTACATTCAGTCCATTTACGGCATCGGTTATAAATTCACAGCACCTTGAAATTACTTCAGAAAACAAGTAGAATTTACCTTTTCGCATCGCTGGCTATCTACATTGCGGTGGGCATCGCGTTTTTCTGGAGTATCAAATATATGATTTACGACGAGGTGGAAAATCGGCTCAAAGTTGAGAAACGCGATTTTGAGGCTTATGTGGAGGAGCACGACGAGTGGTTGGAGGATGCGTATTTTGTAGAAAATAAAATCGAAGTCAGCCCCACGCGCGGCAGCATTTCTGACGAGGTGATTTTTAAAGACACATTGATTCTGAACCGATATGAAGGAACCCTTGATCCGTTTAGGCAGCTGACTTTCTACGCCTCCATAGACGGTGAGCCGCACCGGGTTGTGATCAGGAAGTCGATGATCCAGTCTTACAAGCTTATTGAGGCTATTTCGGCGATTATGATTGCTTTTCTGGGCGTGCTGATGGTAGGAATGTTCTTTTTCCAGCGACGGCTTTCGGGAAAAATCTGGCAACCGTTTTACGAATCGCTGGCCAACATTAAGGATTTTGATTGGACCAAAAGTAAAAAGTTGGAGCTTCCGAAAAGTGAAATTACGGAGTTCAATGAGCTGGAAGATGTGATGGTAAAAATGGCCTCCAAAATGCAGCACGATTACAAGAGCCTCAAAGAATTTACCGAGAATGCGTCCCACGAGATGCAAACGCCGCTCGCGCTTATTAATGCACGCGTGGAGCAGTTTATCCAAACGGGTGATCTGGACAAAGATCATACTTACTGGATTGAAGAGATTTATCACGCTTCCCGCAGAATTTCCCGGATTAATCAAGGCTTGCTATTATTAGCAAAGATTGAAAATCAGCAGTTTACAGAGCAGGAAAACACCAATCTGACCGATTTGCTAAAAGCGAAACTCGGCGATTTTGAAGACATCATTTCACATAAACAACTCCGCGTGGATATTGATGCTGAGGGAGAATTTATCACATTAATGTCTCCCGCATTGGCAGAAATCATGATCGTTAACCTGATCAACAATGCTATCCGCCATAATTACGTGAACGGAACATTAGAGATCAGATCCGGAAACCATCATTTGCAGGTAAGCAACACCGGTAATGCATTAAAAACTGACCCTGAAAGCTTGTTTGACCGCTTCAAAAAGGAATCCTCCGGCAGCGAATCGGTGGGATTGGGCTTGGCAATCGTGAAGCAGATTTGTGATAATTATAATTTAAAAGTCACCTATCAAAATCAAGAATCAATCCACAAAATCCGCATAGAATCCCAATAAAGAAATCCCGGATGGATAGCATATCGGCAGCAAAAGAAATGGCGGTCAGCAAATCCCGAATGGATAACATATCGGCAAAAAAAATAGCCGTCAGCGAATCCAGAGGGATAAAATATTGGTAGCAAAAAAATGATCATTAATGAAGGAAAATCCCGGAGGGATGACATATCGGTAGCAAAAAAATGATCATTAATGACGAAAAACCCCAGAGGGATGACATATCGGTAGCAAAACAATGATCATTAATGAAGGAAAATCCCGGAGGGATGACATATCGGTAGCAAAAAAATGATCATTAATGACGGAAAATCCCGGAGGGATGACATCTTGGTAGCAAAAAAATGATCATTAATGACGAAAAATCCCGGAGGGATGAAACAGCCTACACATTGTTTCATCCCTCCGGGATTTTTATCTTGGATTGACCTTATGGTGCTACCGATATTTTATCCCTCTGGGATTCGCAAATGTGGCCATTTTTCTTTGCTACCGATATTTCATCCCTCTGGGATTCGCTGACGCCCTATTTTATGCTACCGATATTTTATCCCTCTGGGATTCGCTGATATGGCCATTTTTTTATGCTACCGATATTTTATCCCTCCGGGATTTGCTGACCGCCATTTTTTTGCTGCCGATATCTCATCCCTCTGGGATTCGCTGATGGCCTATTTTCTTTGCTACCGATGTTTCATCCCTCCGGGATTCGCTGATACGTCCTATTTTTTTGCTTTAACTGTTCCTGTTACCTGGATGCTTTTTCCAGTTCAGCTGTCAACATTTTATTGTCAGGAAATTCCTGCGGGATCCAGCGGTTTACGATTTTTCCGGATGCATCCGTAACCAGGAAAGGATAGCGGATATCAATCGCATATTTCTCCTTCAAAATTTCAATGTTCTCATCCGAAGCCCAAAAATGCTTTGCATTCGGCCTGTCCTTTGCATATTGCTTCCAGGTGCCGAACGGAATGCCGGGAGCGACGGATACATAAACGAATGTTGCTTTATCGCCCAACTTATCTTCCAACGCCTTCATACCTGGCTCGTGCTGGCCTATACTGAACGAAAATACCATGCATACGGGCTTTCCGGTAAGTGACGAAACCGTTACAGCCGTGCTATCCACATTCAGCAATGTAATATCTGCCAATGCTGCGCCGGGCTGCAATGTTTCTTTTGTTGCAATCAGCTTCGCTATATATTCGGCATTCGGGGATTGCGGGAATGTTGTTTTGTAATCTTCCAAAAGTGCTTTGCTGGTTTCAATGCCCGGAATAGCCGTGGCGGCGTAATTTAGCCAGTATGTGAGCAGATATTCTTTCTGTTTCGGATAGGCTGCTAGTTTTTCCTTACTAAAAGCATAAACATCTTTCAATGCTTCCGGGCTGATTTCATATCTTGATTCAGACGCCAGCGGG of Dyadobacter chenhuakuii contains these proteins:
- a CDS encoding efflux RND transporter permease subunit is translated as MYQLIRTALRQPISIVVVVIGILFFSILSIRSIPVDIFPNLDLPTIYVVQPYGGMAPDQMDGFIATRYQDHFLYVSGIRDVDVKTIQGLSLIKLSFYPGTDMAQAAAEVANNVSRAKAYMPEGTVPPQVVRFDASSVPIGQMVFESSSRSLNEIQDFASSRVRPMFSRIEGVSSPPPFGGNQRTIVIRVDPERIRSYHLTPEEIIKSIVTNNQPSPAGNIRMGDKTLMTPVNSLIKQPEDFLNIPIRIGAGPTVFVRDVGTVEDGADVTVSYALINGRRAVYIPVVKKSDASTLDVVNNIRAALPQLRNAVPEDVKISYEFDQSVYVTNSLKSLITEGILGALLTGLMVLLFLRDWRSVIIVIVTIPISILSAVILMNLFGQTINIMTLSGLALAIGVLVDQATVTIENIHQHQEMGKPKEQAIWDACKEIAFPEFLILLAILAVFAPSFVMSGIPRSMFLPLSLAVGFAMIASFLLSQTLVPVLANWLLKDHPHHEAPTLALDQKEIDDVIEEGAHPSLPPKGFEKFKLKYIDFLSGIMRKGKLVVPVYLIGAVALIVGGFFLIGTDILPKANSHQFQMRLRIADGTRVERTEQATLKVLNLIKSEVGKEHVEISSAYVGTVPSSYGTSNIFVFNSGPHEAVLQVSLREDFPVKMDALKEKLRERIGKEIPALKISFEPIELVDKIMSQGASTPIEVSVAAKDVEEAGRFAKKIQKEMQHIAFLRDVEIAQPLEYPVLNVEINRERAGQLGITSTQVARSMVAATSSSRFTDKNLWLDDAKGLAYQVQVQIPEYQMTSVEDIGTIPLKTGVSNPLLADVATFSEKTAPGEYDRAGPNRLVTVTANIHKKDLGAATKAVQTAIKNAGEPPRGVLVELKGQSNLLTETLGSLQVGLVIAIVIMFLLLSATYQSFKLSLVVLSTIPAVVVGSIGLLLITGATLNLQSYMGLIMSVGVSVANAILMVTNAENLRLQLNDSHKAVILAAGSRIRPILMTSIAMIAGMIPMASGMGEGGDQIAPLGQAVIGGLIASTLASLLILPAVFTMVQKKASIQSLSLDPEDPESNFFRKQLQTSLSMNTLKSFLIIGMLSFSIMSCSSEAETTEHKEQKAEKEPAVEMAAVQSLKPAKHLTLPGELKPWNKVSIHPKVKGFVKTVHVDRGTMVLKGQILATLEAPEVLSELSQAKAQLLASEAALHESQTKFQTSSMTYNRLLRTNKTQGAVSLNELDVAKARSITDSSAVAMAQGNVQAARSYMETKSQLAKYLTVTAPFDGIITERNISPGALVGPGESGAKPLFILEDNTKLRLTLAIPENLSNAIPSKGEIAFTVSASPEKQYKGIYARSSRTLSEENRSMMTEFDVDNRSNELKAGMYAQVSLNSARTTNTLFVPTSAVVYSSEQVFVIREKDKKAEWVPVKRGTVVDSLVEVFGDLHAGDPIVKKASEEFRNGEAL
- a CDS encoding TolC family protein, with translation MFIPSSKRLFQEKRKTPGLVFLLALLMSSAICHAQQVNLQEILQEGTQNYPFLKSKQAEVRGAEMRIKSVKTDYLPTFVVQDQYTFSTNNSVAGSFWGNEGSVISPSGGIRPENIYTGTFGSFTSALIDWRVFNFGKVKANVKTAKAELSRSQADYENEIFQHQVRIVDAYLVLLINQKLVEAQQQNLERALVFKQVTDAAVGSGMRPGVDSSLASAEFAKAQLLLLESQRSKKAQALRLAELTGQLRDSIQVDSMAFYSQLPAANSETDFLKNPALRFSQSQIDASLARSNAVRKSFLPSISILGSGWARGSGVSNKDDSFKTDFGSGVNYQVYNYLFGVSTRWNLTNILRVRNDYKNEQFQVERFKELYQTQKLQLDRQSRDAEMQFRLALDQARLTPVQLNAAQGAFNQAQARYESGLTDLFTLAQSVNALNRAEVDKFVTNGNAWRALLMQAAAAGDLSIFLNQIAQ
- a CDS encoding response regulator transcription factor, with translation MKVLVVEDEKGLAESIVEYLTREGFICEVANTFWQADEKISLYQYDCTIVDLTLPDGDGFDIVQTLKKIAAATGIIIISARNTLEDKIKGLEIGSDDYMTKPFHLSELNARVKSLIRRRSFGGNNDMIWKEIRVQLQSRKVFIGEKEAILSKKEYDLLLYFLANTDVALTKESIAEHLWGDHMDSYDSLDMVYSHIKNLRKKILERGGKDYIQSIYGIGYKFTAP
- a CDS encoding sensor histidine kinase, which encodes MKLLQKTSRIYLFASLAIYIAVGIAFFWSIKYMIYDEVENRLKVEKRDFEAYVEEHDEWLEDAYFVENKIEVSPTRGSISDEVIFKDTLILNRYEGTLDPFRQLTFYASIDGEPHRVVIRKSMIQSYKLIEAISAIMIAFLGVLMVGMFFFQRRLSGKIWQPFYESLANIKDFDWTKSKKLELPKSEITEFNELEDVMVKMASKMQHDYKSLKEFTENASHEMQTPLALINARVEQFIQTGDLDKDHTYWIEEIYHASRRISRINQGLLLLAKIENQQFTEQENTNLTDLLKAKLGDFEDIISHKQLRVDIDAEGEFITLMSPALAEIMIVNLINNAIRHNYVNGTLEIRSGNHHLQVSNTGNALKTDPESLFDRFKKESSGSESVGLGLAIVKQICDNYNLKVTYQNQESIHKIRIESQ